Proteins encoded within one genomic window of Humulus lupulus chromosome 1, drHumLupu1.1, whole genome shotgun sequence:
- the LOC133812671 gene encoding AAA-ATPase At3g50940-like: MVDSSSSSAETKLATAKMVLSTAASVAATAMLVRSLVNDFMPDEIQVLLFSGIRNFLNRFSSQMTMVLDEFDGLVNNEIYEAAEVYLGEKVSPSTQRLKVSKAEKEKNFTVAMERGETIVDVFNGVKFTWILVCRHIESKNFYNPRDLNSTLRSEVRSFELSFHKKHLDMVLKSYLPHILTDSKSVKQEKKTLKIFTVDYENIYNIADAWMPTNLDHPATFETLAMDSEIKNFILDDLERFVRRKDYYRKVGKAWKRGYLLYGPPGTGKSSLIAAMANYLNFDVYDLELSELRVNSDLRKLLIAMANRSILVVEDIDCSVNFDDRNKAVADSSNPHATTNEKQVTLSGLLNFIDGLWSSCGDERIIIFTTNHKERLDPALLRPGRMDVHLHMSYCTPGGFRLLASNYLGVKHHPLFEEIEQQLKSTEVTPAEVAEELIKSDDPEAALGGLVEFLKVKKKENEEAKLKKEKEEDEKDVAKAESLAKEENGTTLVDTEADVAEELVKGDHLEVALQGIVDLLKVRKKENGKAKVEKEKQREEAGKENGKAKVEKEKQREEAGKENGIAKDVEAESEAEEVKSSINVGC; encoded by the exons ATGGTTGATTCCTCTTCTTCCTCAGCTGAAACCAAACTCGCAACGGCCAAGATGGTTTTGTCGACGGCGGCGTCAGTGGCCGCCACAGCAATGCTTGTACGGTCACTAGTGAATGATTTCATGCCCGATGAAATCCAAGTCCTGTTGTTCTCTGGCATCAGGAATTTCTTGAATCGATTTTCGTCCCAGATGACTATGGTGCTTGACGAGTTCGATGGTCTGGTCAACAATGAAATCTACGAGGCTGCGGAGGTTTACCTCGGTGAGAAAGTCTCTCCCTCGACGCAGAGACTCAAAGTGAGTAAAGCCGAGAAGGAGAAGAACTTCACCGTCGCCATGGAACGCGGCGAGACCATTGTGGACGTCTTTAATGGAGTCAAATTCACATGGATTTTGGTCTGTAGACATATCGAGTCCAAAAACTTTTACAACCCTCGAGATCTCAATTCCACGCTCCGATCGGAAGTTCGCTCGTTCGAGCTCAGCTTCCATAAGAAACATCTGGACATGGTTCTCAAATCTTACTTGCCTCACATTCTGACTGATTCCAAATCGGTCAAACAGGAGAAGAAGACCCTCAAGATCTTCACCGTTGACTACGAGAATATCTACAACATCGCAGATGCTTGGATGCCAACGAATCTCGACCACCCGGCGACGTTCGAGACTCTGGCTATGGACTCGGAGATCAAGAACTTCATTCTTGATGATCTTGAGAGGTTCGTGAGGAGGAAGGACTATTACAGAAAAGTTGGGAAAGCATGGAAGAGAGGCTACTTGTTGTACGGACCACCTGGCACTGGAAAATCGAGCTTGATTGCGGCCATGGCCAACTATCTGAATTTCGATGTGTATGATTTGGAGCTTTCGGAGCTCCGGGTCAATTCGGACCTTAGGAAATTGCTGATTGCAATGGCGAACAGGTCCATATTGGTGGTCGAAGATATCGATTGTTCTGTCAACTTTGATGACCGAAACAAGGCTGTGGCAGACTCTTCAAATCCTCATGCAACGACTAACGAGAAACAG GTGACTCTGTCTGGCTTGTTAAATTTCATCGACGGGTTATGGTCAAGCTGCGGCGACGAGCGCATCATAATATTCACAACCAATCACAAAGAGCGGCTCGACCCGGCACTGCTGCGGCCAGGTCGCATGGACGTTCACCTCCACATGTCTTACTGCACCCCAGGTGGGTTCAGACTGCTGGCATCGAACTACCTCGGCGTCAAGCACCATCCCCTGTTCGAGGAGATCGAGCAGCAGCTTAAATCCACAGAAGTGACCCCTGCAGAAGTGGCTGAGGAGCTCATAAAGAGTGACGACCCTGAAGCTGCCCTGGGAGGTCTTGTTGAGTTTCTCAAagtgaagaagaaggaaaatgAAGAAGCTAAGCtgaagaaggagaaagaagaggaTGAAAAAGATGTTGCTAAGGCAGAATCGCTTGCTAAAGAAGAGAATGGTACAACTTTAGTTGATACAGAGGCAGATGTAGCTGAAGAGCTCGTAAAGGGTGACCACCTTGAAGTTGCCTTGCAAGGCATTGTTGATTTGCTCAAAGTGAGGAAGAAGGAAAATGGgaaagccaaggtggagaaggaaaaacagagagaaGAAGCTGGTAAGGAAAATGGgaaagccaaggtggagaaggaaaaacagagagaaGAAGCTGGTAAGGAAAATGGGATAGCCAAAGATGTTGAAGCAGAATCAGAAGCTGAAGAAGTGAAGAGTAGTATCAATGTTGGTTGTTGA